The Candidatus Eisenbacteria bacterium DNA segment TTGCGCCGCCCGCGACCGGATACCGGCCGCCGGCGCGGGCCGGGTTCGCGCGACGCGATGGTCTCGCCCAGCAGCCAGGCCCGAAAGCGGGCGAGCTTCGGCCTCTCCGCAGAAGCCTCGGGGTAGACCAGGTAGAACGCGACGTCCATCTGGAGCGGCAGATCGAAGGGGATGGTCAGCCGCCCCGAATCGAGATCCGCCTGCGCGAGCGAGCGCCATCCGAGCACGACGCCAACTCCTTCCGCGGCCGCCTGCATCGCGTAGTCCGGCTGGGTGAAGCGGGGTCCGTGGGTCGCGTCGACGCCCTTCACTCCCGTCGACCTCACCCAGGTCGCCCAGTCCGGCGTCACCTGCTCCTGCGACGGCCAATCGAAGTGGAGCAGCACGTGGTGGCGAAGATCCTCCGGTGACGCCAGCGGGTGCTTGCCCTTCAGCAACCCCGGGCTGCACATCGGCACCACGCTTTCGCCGAAGAGGCGATGAGAGGCGAGACCGGGGTAGCGGCCGCGCCCGACCCGTATCGCTGCGTCGATGCCGTCGCGCTCGAAGTCCACGAGCTCGATCGAGGTGGAGATCCGCACGTCGATGTCCGGGTGTGTCGCGTGGAAACCGTCGAGCCGCGGGATGAGCCACTTGGTGGCGAATACCGGCGCAATGCTCAAGACCAACGCACCGCGGAGATCGTGCTCGCGCAGCGCGTCCATCGCGCGCTCCAGCTCGGCGAAGCCCGCACGCAAACCGGGGAGACACGCTTGCCCGGCGTCGGTCAGAAGCAGCGCGTTGCCGCTGCGACGAAAGAGCCGGACCTCGAGGTAGTCCTCCAGGGTCTTCACCTGATGGCTGACGGCGGCTGCCGTGACGCACAGCTCGTCTGCAGCCCTGGTGATGCTCAGATGACGACCCGCCGCCTCGAAGGCGCGAAGGGCGTTGAGGGGGGGTAGATCCTTCGCCATCGCCGGCTCCCTGCGATCGTCCCGGTCTTGCGGCGCGATCATGCCGTGCCGCGCGGGCTCCGGCAATTTCTCGTTGCGCCCGAGTGCCGGTGTGGAACCCGGCGTCGTTCGAGAATCTCTCAACCGGACGTTGAGAACAATTCGATTGTCTGTGCAGCACGGCGACCCGATAGTTCGCGCCGGAGGAACGATTGACGGCAATCGGCATTCTCGGAACCGGACGGACGGCCTCGCAACCAGGTGAAAGGAGACGCCCAATGACCGAGTGCGCGCACGAGTTCGACAGATACGCATTCTCGAGACAGCCCGACTACGACGAGCGGGCCTTCCGGCGGGCATTCGCGAAGGCAGTGCCGCTGCGGACCGTCGTGGTCTACTGCTACGACCCCCGCGCCACCGGCATTCCCGCCGCCGTCGCCAGGGAGTTCGGCGACGTCTTTCCCGGGAAGATCGTGAGAGGCGACACGGGGAAGAAGATCGCGTCCACGACGACGCTGTTCGAGGTCGTCGTCGCCGGCGGACGTGCGATCGACGCGCTGCGCTCGGTGACGGTCGCGCAGCACCTCTTCGGCATCGAGCGCGTCGTCGTCGTGCATCACACCTACTGCGGTGCGACGTCGTTCACGGCCGACGGGATCGTCGAGGCGTACGCGCGCGAGCAGGGCACGGACATCGCTTCCCTCTACCCCGGCGACAGCATCTGCATCACGGACTACGTGAGCTCGCTCACGCACGACGTGCGCCTGATCAGAATGTCGCCCGGCACCCCCCGACGAGCGGCGATCTACGGCTACATGTACGACATCGACGCCGAGGCGCTGTCGCTCGTGGTCGAAGACAAGCCTGCGTCGGCAGAGCGAGGCCTCGCGTCGTCCGGCAGATGGTCGTAGAGCTCATGCAGCAACCCGAAAGGAGGGACCCCTGGATGTCTGCTCAAGCGCTCTTGAAGCCCGCGCTCGCCGTGTTCGGCACCATCTTTCTCCTGGTCTACCCACTGGCGGTCGTCTGGCCGTCGGGCTGGGCCTGGCACGCCGGCGCTCCTCACGACTCGCAGTATTTCATGATGATCGTCGGGATCTACGCCACCCTCGGAGTCTTCCTGTTGATCGCGTCCCGAGACCCACAGGCCCATCGCAGCTTGATCTGGTTCACGGTGTGGTCGAGCGTCGTGCACGGCGGCATCATGGCGGTGCAATCGATGCCGGCCGAGCATCACGGGCACCTCCTGGGCGACGTTCCCGCGCTGTTCCTCGTCGCGGGCCTGCTCGGAGGGCTGCTCGTGTGGTCGAAGGATGGGGGACAACCATTGACAGACGCTTGATCGATCGATCAACTACGGCAGCGACTATCCGTTCACCCCGGAGGTCGCCGCCGCCATGGCCGCAGAACGTCTCGACGCAGCCGGCGAGGCGCACGGCGCGTCGACCGAAGCCCTGCGGACCAACACGGAACGACTCTTCCCCGCACTCGGCGGGACCTCGCGCTGATCACGAGTGCGGCCGTTTCCGCTGCGCACGACGCCTCGCACGGGGCCAGTTGGTGCGCCGGATGGGTACTGGTACATCGCGGCCATGGGCGTGGAGATCACGCGTGAGGAGTTCTCCGACGCGGATCGCACGAGCTTCGCCGCGCGTCTCGAGGAGAGCCTCGACGCGCTGGCGCTCCTCCTGGCGCGCCCGAGCTTCGGCGCTGGGCCTGCCACGCTCGGCGCCGAGCTCGAGCTGAGCCTCGTGGACGACTGCGGGCGGCCGCTGCCGGTGAATCGGGCCGTCCTGGCGAGCGCGCTCGACCCGCGCGTGGCGCTGGAGATCGATCGATTCAACCTCGAGATCAACACACGCCCGGTGCGATTCGCCGGGCGGGCGTTCGGCGCGCTCGCCGCAGAGCTCTCCGACGGTCTTACCGCCGTCACCCGGGCCGTTGCGCCGCTCGGCGGGCGGCCGATCACGATCGGCATCCTGCCGACCTTGGTGGCCGGCGACCTCCGGCCCGGCATGCTCACCGACTCCCACCGCTACCGCGCCCTCTCGATCGGCCTTCGCCGACTTCGGCAAGAGCCCTTCCGCATCCGCATCGACGGCCCCGACCCCCTCGACGTGCTGTGCGACGACGTGACCTTCGAGGGCGCCAACACCTCCTTACAGATCCACCTGCGGGTCGAGCCCGCCAAATTCGCCGCCACGTTCAACGCGGCGCAGATCGCGACTGCACCGGTCCTGGCGGCGGCGGGCAACTCGCCGCTGTTCCTGGGGCATCGGCTGTGGGCCGAAACGCGCGTCGCCCTCTTCCGACAGGCCGTCGACGAACGGATCGCGACCGCCGAGGAGGACTGGCGCCCCGGTCGCGTGTCGTTCGGCCATGGCTGGGTTCGTCGCGGCGCGCACGAGCTGTTCGCCGAGAGTGTCGCCCTCCATCCGCCGCTGCTGCCGCTCGTAGCCCCGGAGGACCCGATCGCCCTCGTGCGTGACGGCGGCACGCCCGCGCTCGACGAGCTTCGGCTGCATCACGGAACGGTGTGGCGCTGGAATCGCGCCGTGTACGATGCGACGAATGGTGGGCACTTGCGCATCGAGCTGCGTGCGCTTCCCGCCGGCCCGTCGGTGATCGACATGACGGCAAACGCGGCGTTCCTGATCGGGCTCACCTTGGCCCTCGCCGCCGAAGGCGAGCGGATGGTGAGCGCGCTCACGTTCGGGCAGTGTCGGCGCAACTTCTACGAGGCTGCGCGCCGCGGCCTCGACGCCGATCTGCTTTGGCCGTCGCTGCACCCACCGTCGCCACGCCTCGTACCGGCGGCGCGATTGATCGCGGAGCTGCTTCCGCTCGCGCAGGACGCGCTCGCGCGAGCCGGCATCGAGCAGGAGGAGTCGATGGCGCTCCTGAACGTCGTGGCGGTTCGCGTGGCGGAGCGCCGGACCGGCGCCGTCTGGCAACTGGAGACGCTTGCCAGGCTCGAGGGACACGCCCCGCGGGAGGCCGCGCTCCGCGAGCTGGTGGTGCGCTATCTCGAGCACGCCGCGTCGGGACGGCCCGTGCACGAGTGGCCGCTCGATGCGTGACCGGTCGCAACGGGCGACGGAGGGCTGACGACGAAGAACTCGACACCGAATCGAACGCCGCGCGCGCACCGACCACGTGCCGCCGCGCGCCGAGACGGCGCGGCCGTCCTGCATCCGGACCTCGTGATCGGGGGGCTGACTGAGCTCCTGCAGGTCGTCGCGAACCCCGTGGCGAACACGCTCGCCGACGTCGGTGCCTATGTCGGACGCCCGCTCGAAGAGCTTTTCCCGGCGCCGGCGGCGGTGCCCGCGGTGACGGTGACGGCGCGCTGGCGGGTTGGCGACCTCCTCAGCGAAGATCTCGCGTTTCGTTCCCTCCATGTGCCGCTCGAGCCGAAGTTCGACCGAAGGTACCTCCGGGATTACCGCGAAACGCGCCACGTCTATGCGCGTCGCATTCGGCCGGCCGCCGCCCGCGGTCGCCCGCGTCTTCTATATCTGCACGGCTACCTGCAGCCCGAGACCTTCGTCGAAGAGCTCGCCCTGCTGACCACGATGGCGCTGCAGTTCAACGTCGAGGTCATCCAGATGCAGCTTCCCTATCACGGTCGCCGTGCGCCCCGGGCCTCGCGTTTCAGCGGTGAGTTCTACTGGACGGCCGATCTGGTGCGCAGCTTCGAGGCGCTACGCCAGACGCTCCTCGACGCGCGGACGTTGCTCGGGTGGCTGCTCGCGGAGGACGCCCGGCCGGTCGGAGTGGCGGGACTGAGCCTCGGAGGCACGCTGACGTTGATCTTGGCCTGCCTCGAAGGACGCTTCGCGTTTGCCGTGCCGCTCATCGCGCACATGGACCTCGCCGCACTGGTGAGTGACGCACCCGTGCTCACGAAGATGCGGCACGACCTCAGGTCTTTCGGTTGGCGCAAGCAGCAGTTCGACGACTTCGCGCGAGGCGTCGGGTGGGACGAATTGCGGCCGAGGCTGCCGGCGGACCGTGTCCTCATGTTCGCCGCCTCGGAAGATCGCTTCTTCGACCCGCGCATCGTCCGCCGGTTGTGGAGGCGCTGGGGAAAGCCCGCGATTCACTGGTACCCGACGAGTCACATCGGTTTCCTGACGCACCTGCCGGAGGTACTGGGTGTGATGCGCGAATTCATCGACCGACGAGCGATCGAATAGCGACACTGACCGCGGCGCTGGTGACGAACAGCGGGCGCTCGGCGTGGTTCGTCAGCGTGCTGGCGCTGATGGTGTACCTGTTGCCGCCCGGCGTGCAGTGAACGGCCCCAGACCGGCAGATGGCGCGCTCACGGAGTCCCGTCGCCCTGCCCCCTCACCTTCTCCAAGGCCTGCTCCTTGTCTGCCTTGGCCTCCATGATCAGCTTGTAAGGTCCTCCCAGCCACGACGCGCTCGATGAAGCGCGCATCATCCGCATGATCGCTCGCCACGACCCTTCCCCTACACCCAGCGAGATCCGCCGCGCTCTTGCTGATCAGGTAGTACTGCCGGCCCCCGGCCAGCGACACCGCCACTTGCCGTGATTCGGCCGAGCGCGAGCTGTTCACGCCTAACGGCCATCGATCCCTCAGATCCACCGGCGCCGCAAGAGCCACGTCTTCACGAGCTGCGTCAGCACCACGTACGCGAGGAGCGTCAAGGCGATGAGGGGGCAATAGAGATGGGGGAGCGGCGTCATGCCGAGCGTAGGCCCCAACGGTGAGGATGGAAGCCAGACGCCCACGAGCATGATTGCCGCGGTCGTGGCCATGAGCGGAATGCTCGCGCGACTCTGAAGGAACGGAATGTGGTTCGTGCGGATGACGTGGATGATCAGCGTCTGGGTGAGTAGCGACTCCACGAACCATCCCGTTTGGAAGAGCGAGGCACGGCCCGGGTCCCAGCACCCGAAGACGTAGAGCATGATGAAGTACGTCGTGTAGTCGAAGACCGAGCTGCAGGGTCCGATGAAGAGGATGAACCGCGTGAGGTCGCTCATGGACCACGGGCGCGGACCGGCGATCTGCTCGGGATCGACCTCGTCCGTCGGGATCGGGACCTGGGAGAAGTCGTACAAGAGGCTGTTGGTGAGGATCTGGATCGGTGCCATCGGGACGAAGGGCAGGATGGCGCTGGCACCGAGGACGCTGAACATGTTGCCGAAGTTCGAGCTCGCACCCATGCGCACGTACTTGAGGACGTTGCAGAAGACCTTGCGGCCCTCGACGACGCCGTCTCCGACGACGAGCAGGCTCTTCTCGAGGAGGATGATGTCGGCCGCCTCCTTCGCGATGTCCACGGCCGTGTCCACCGAGATGCCGACGTCGGCGACGCGCAGCGCCGCGCGAGCCGGGGAATCACGGGCAAGCGGGTGGGCGAGCGTCTGATATTGAGGTGCTCCGTCAACGTTTCAGGCTTGTCCTGACTATCGGCCTTCCTGTTCGGCGCCATGTCCGACCAGCAGGCGGCGCGGGTCCAGGATCTCCTGCGGGCTGCCGGCGTACCGGTCGAGTATCGCTCGTTTCCCGACGTGGGCCACTCGATGCATGGCGAACGGCCCGACCTCTACGTCGATACCCTGGTCGAGTGGGTCGAGTCCCTTGCTGTGTGAACGTGTCGAAGAAGATCGACGTCCACGCCCACTACCTCCCGCACTCCTACCGGGCCGCGTTGCGCGAGGCAGGGCACGACCAGCCGGACGGCTTCCCGCAGCTGCCGCCCTGGTCGATCGAGGAGCACGTGGCCGCGATGGATCGCCTGGACATCGCCACCTCGCTCCTGTCGATCTCGTCGCCGGGCGTCTACTTCGGCGACGCAATCGCCGCTCGTGATCTCGCTCGCGAGATGAACGAGATCGGCCGGCGCGCCGTGGTGGACCATCCGGGGCGGTTCGGGCTGTTCGCCTCGTTGCCGCTGCCCGACGTCGATGCCGCCATGGCCGAGGTCGCCTACTGCTGCGATCACCTCGACGTCGACGGGTTCGTGTTGCTCACCAACGTGGGCGGCACCTACCTCGGTGATCCGTCGTGGGAGCCGGTCTTCCGGGAGCTGAGCCGTCGGGAGGCTCGCGTGTTCATCCACCCGACCTCCCCGGCGTGCTGGGAGCACACGTCGCTCGGGCGGCCCCGGCCGATGCTCGAGTTCTTCTTCGACACGACCCGCGCCGTCGTGAACCTGGTCCTGAGCGGCACCATCGCTCGTCACACCGACGTCGAGTTCATCATCCCGCACGCCGGAGCGACGCTCCCGATGATCGTCGACCGGGTGGGCGTCTTCTCGCGACTGCTCGAGGTCGACGCCTCCGTCGACGTGCTCCGCGACGTCGCCCGGCTGCACTACGACCTGGCCGGCTTCCCAGTGCCCCGTCAGCTCGACGCGTTGCTGACCATCACGACGCTCGAGCATCTCCACTACGGCAGCGACTATCCGTTCACCCCGGAGGTCGCCGCCGCCATGGCCGCAGAACGTCTCGACGCAGCCGGCGAGGCGCACGGCTCCTTGACTGCAGCGCTGCGGACCAACACGGAACGACTCTTTCCCAACCCCCGGCGCTTGCGACCGTGAACCGAAGGGGCTGAGCGTGACCCTGAGCGTGGTGGCGTAGCGTCGTCGCCATTTTCACATCCGTTCAGCCTGCCGCAATGGCGAACACAAAAGGACGGCGTTCACGCCCATGTTGCTGGGCGTGCTCGCGGTGGCACTGCTCACCTGCTCCCTGCCGACGGGCAGCGTTAGCTGAGACAGACCGGCGACGATCGCGGCTCTAGCGGGGGCGCCGTGCCGGTCGGACGCCGCCTCCGGTGACCGTCACTGCGCCGGCGCGGCGGGGGGCTGCGCTGGATTCGCCGCGGGGGTCTTGCCTTGCCGATCGGCCTGCTTCGCGGTGCGCTTCCCCTGGCGGCATTCCGCTCGGGTCTTCTCGTCGCCTGCTTTGCACGCCTGCTTCCCGGCCCGCGCCCCGGAACGCCGCTCCATGCCTTGCGTCTGCGCATACGTCGGAACGACGCAGGCCAGCGTCATGATAGCGGCCAACGCATAGGCCGCTCTTCGCGATTCCCTTTTCCGTTCCATGCTCGTTTCTCCCTCCTGGGTTCGGGGTTGCCGTCAACCGATGTCAGAGTTGAAGCAAGAAGCAAACCCCTCGTCCGCTGGAGCGAAGCGATGAGATTCCC contains these protein-coding regions:
- a CDS encoding transcriptional regulator GcvA, which gives rise to MPSIVPPARTIGSPCCTDNRIVLNVRLRDSRTTPGSTPALGRNEKLPEPARHGMIAPQDRDDRREPAMAKDLPPLNALRAFEAAGRHLSITRAADELCVTAAAVSHQVKTLEDYLEVRLFRRSGNALLLTDAGQACLPGLRAGFAELERAMDALREHDLRGALVLSIAPVFATKWLIPRLDGFHATHPDIDVRISTSIELVDFERDGIDAAIRVGRGRYPGLASHRLFGESVVPMCSPGLLKGKHPLASPEDLRHHVLLHFDWPSQEQVTPDWATWVRSTGVKGVDATHGPRFTQPDYAMQAAAEGVGVVLGWRSLAQADLDSGRLTIPFDLPLQMDVAFYLVYPEASAERPKLARFRAWLLGETIASREPGPRRRPVSGRGRRKGRVGRKRERARAGE
- a CDS encoding carbonic anhydrase: MTECAHEFDRYAFSRQPDYDERAFRRAFAKAVPLRTVVVYCYDPRATGIPAAVAREFGDVFPGKIVRGDTGKKIASTTTLFEVVVAGGRAIDALRSVTVAQHLFGIERVVVVHHTYCGATSFTADGIVEAYAREQGTDIASLYPGDSICITDYVSSLTHDVRLIRMSPGTPRRAAIYGYMYDIDAEALSLVVEDKPASAERGLASSGRWS
- a CDS encoding DUF6632 domain-containing protein, encoding MSAQALLKPALAVFGTIFLLVYPLAVVWPSGWAWHAGAPHDSQYFMMIVGIYATLGVFLLIASRDPQAHRSLIWFTVWSSVVHGGIMAVQSMPAEHHGHLLGDVPALFLVAGLLGGLLVWSKDGGQPLTDA
- a CDS encoding glutamate--cysteine ligase, which gives rise to MGVEITREEFSDADRTSFAARLEESLDALALLLARPSFGAGPATLGAELELSLVDDCGRPLPVNRAVLASALDPRVALEIDRFNLEINTRPVRFAGRAFGALAAELSDGLTAVTRAVAPLGGRPITIGILPTLVAGDLRPGMLTDSHRYRALSIGLRRLRQEPFRIRIDGPDPLDVLCDDVTFEGANTSLQIHLRVEPAKFAATFNAAQIATAPVLAAAGNSPLFLGHRLWAETRVALFRQAVDERIATAEEDWRPGRVSFGHGWVRRGAHELFAESVALHPPLLPLVAPEDPIALVRDGGTPALDELRLHHGTVWRWNRAVYDATNGGHLRIELRALPAGPSVIDMTANAAFLIGLTLALAAEGERMVSALTFGQCRRNFYEAARRGLDADLLWPSLHPPSPRLVPAARLIAELLPLAQDALARAGIEQEESMALLNVVAVRVAERRTGAVWQLETLARLEGHAPREAALRELVVRYLEHAASGRPVHEWPLDA
- a CDS encoding alpha/beta hydrolase family protein, translated to MPLEPKFDRRYLRDYRETRHVYARRIRPAAARGRPRLLYLHGYLQPETFVEELALLTTMALQFNVEVIQMQLPYHGRRAPRASRFSGEFYWTADLVRSFEALRQTLLDARTLLGWLLAEDARPVGVAGLSLGGTLTLILACLEGRFAFAVPLIAHMDLAALVSDAPVLTKMRHDLRSFGWRKQQFDDFARGVGWDELRPRLPADRVLMFAASEDRFFDPRIVRRLWRRWGKPAIHWYPTSHIGFLTHLPEVLGVMREFIDRRAIE
- a CDS encoding amidohydrolase family protein gives rise to the protein MSKKIDVHAHYLPHSYRAALREAGHDQPDGFPQLPPWSIEEHVAAMDRLDIATSLLSISSPGVYFGDAIAARDLAREMNEIGRRAVVDHPGRFGLFASLPLPDVDAAMAEVAYCCDHLDVDGFVLLTNVGGTYLGDPSWEPVFRELSRREARVFIHPTSPACWEHTSLGRPRPMLEFFFDTTRAVVNLVLSGTIARHTDVEFIIPHAGATLPMIVDRVGVFSRLLEVDASVDVLRDVARLHYDLAGFPVPRQLDALLTITTLEHLHYGSDYPFTPEVAAAMAAERLDAAGEAHGSLTAALRTNTERLFPNPRRLRP